GGTATCGCAGAAGGTGCTTACAAAGAGGCTATGGATTTTGCGAAAGTTCGTGTTCAGTTTGGCAGACCGATCTCCAAATTCCAGAATTCCCAGTTTGTATTTGCTGATATGCATGTTGGCATTGAAGCAGGCAGGCTGCTCACCTACAAGGCGGCGATCGCTAAAAGCACACAGAAACGTTTTACTCTGGAAGCTGCTACGGCGAAACTGTTCTGCTCTGAGCTGGCTAACAAGACAGCTACAAAAGCACTTCAGATGTGTGGTGGATATGGTTACACCAACGATTATCCGCTTGAACGTATGATGCGTGATGCCAAGATCACAGAGATCTATGAAGGAACATCTGAGATCCAGCGTGTCGTAATTTCCGGAAATATTCTGAATTAAGGAGGAGATACGAGTCATGAAAATAATTGTTTGTGTAAAACAGGTACCAGATACCTCCGGCAAACTCGCAGTGAATCCAGACGGAACACTGAACCGGGCTTCCATGGAGACAATCACAAACCCTGACGACCTGAACGCTGTTGAGGCAGCGCTGAAGTTAAAAGACGAGACAGGCTGCGAAGTGATCGCAGTGACAATGGGCCCGCCGCCGGCAGAAGGAATGCTGCGTGAGATCATGGCCCGCGGAGCAGACAGAGGAGTACTGATCTCCGCACGTGAGTTCGGCGGATCCGATACATACGCAACATCCCAGATCATCGCAGCAGCGATCGAACATATCGGTCTTGAGAAAGACGACATCGTATTCTGCGGACGCCAGGCAATCGACGGAGATACCGCACAGGTAGGCCCGCAGATCGCAGAGAAACTGAATCTGCCGCAGGTAACATACGCACAGGATATCTGTAAGGACGGGGACACACTGACCGTACAGCGTGCACTGGAAGACGGATATATGACGATCAAAGTACAGACTCCATGTATGATCACATGCATCAAAGAGCTGAACGAGCCGCGTTACATGAGCATTGGCGGAATCTATGAAGCATATGAGAAGCCGATGGAAGTGTTTGATTACAACACACTGAAAGACAGCCCGCTCATCGATGTGAATAACATCGGGCTTGCAGGTTCTCCGACAAACATCCTGACATCCTTCACACCGCCGCAGAAGGGGGCAGGTCAGATGCTTGAGGGCGCAGACCAGGAAACATGTGATAAACTGGCAGGAATGCTCGCTGAGAAACATATGATCTAAGAGAGGAGAAAGAGGACATGCAAAATTTCGATAGTAGTAATGTATCTGCTTTTAAGGACGTATGGGTATTCTGCGAGCAGAGAGAAGGAAAACTGATGCCGACTGACTTCGAGCTTCTGTCCGAAGGACGTCGTCTGGCGGATGAACTTGGAGTAAAACTGGTAGGGCTTCTTCTTGGAGACAACGTAGAGGGCCTTGCAAAAGAGCTGGGTGGATACGGAGCGGACAAAGTGATCGTAGCAGATCATCAGCTGCTTGGGGTATACACGACAGACGGATATACAAAAGTAATCTGTGATATTATCGCAGAAGAGAAACCGGAGATTTTCCTGATCGGTGCATCGAACATCGGCCGTGACCTGGGACCGCGCTGTGCAGCACGACTCCACACGGGACTGTGTGCAGACTGTACGCATCTGGATGTAGACGTAGCAAACTATCAGGAGTTTTTGAGAAACAATTCGGTACTGCCGGAAGACAGAATCACAAAGACGAATACAGCAAGAGTGCTGGGACAGCCTCATGATGTAGCGAAAGACCTGAAGATGACGCGTCCGGCATTCGGAGGAAACCTGATGGCGACGATCATCTGCCCGAGATTCCGTCCGTCGATGGCAACAGTAAGGCCAGGCGTGCTGAAGAAAGGTGCATTTGACGAAGCGAAGGCGAATGCAGTAGAAGTAGTAAAAGCAAACGTAGAGCTGTCAGAAGCAGATATGCAGACAGAGGTTGTAGAGGTAGTGAAGGCAGCGAAGAAGCTGGTAGACCTGGTAGGAGCAGAGTATGTGGTATCCGTAGGCCGTGGTATTTCTTCCAACGTAGAAGAGGGAATCAAGATCGCACACGATCTGGCAGATGCACTCGGCGGCGTAGTGGGAGGATCCCGTGCGGCGATCGACAGCGGTTGGCTGACAGCGGACCATCAGGTAGGCCAGACAGGAAAGACAGTACATCCGAAGATCTACGTGGCACTTGGAATTTCGGGAGCGATCCAGCACAAAGCGGGAATGCAGGAATCAGAGTGCATCATCGCAGTCAACAAAAATGCGTCAGCGCCGATCTTTGAGATTGCGGATTACGGAATCACGGGAGACCTGTTCAAGGTAGCCCCGATGCTGGTGGAAGCGATCAAAGCTGCGAAAGCTGCGAAATAAGATTATGAAAGAAGGCTCAGCGTCCAGACATAAACGGAAGGGCAGTCTGGGTCTTTTTCATTAGGCAGGAGACGGACAGCATTGCTGTTTTTTGGTATTCTCAGGAAAATTTTCATGAAAAAGAAAAACTTCATGTGAAATACCTACAAAAATATTGATTTTTTATTAACAAACAGCTATAATATTTTTATGAGAAGTTTTACCCGGGGAAAGCTGGGCTGTGAACCGGAAAACTTGACGGGAAGTTATAAGGCTGAGGTGTAACCCCCAAAAAAACATAAAGTAAAAGGAGATAATGACTGTGAACTTTCAACTAACAAAGGAACAAGAACTTGTCAGAAAAATGGTTGCAGAATTCGCTGAAAACGAAGTGAAACCT
The Ruminococcus gauvreauii genome window above contains:
- the acrB gene encoding acryloyl-CoA reductase electron transfer subunit gamma → MKIIVCVKQVPDTSGKLAVNPDGTLNRASMETITNPDDLNAVEAALKLKDETGCEVIAVTMGPPPAEGMLREIMARGADRGVLISAREFGGSDTYATSQIIAAAIEHIGLEKDDIVFCGRQAIDGDTAQVGPQIAEKLNLPQVTYAQDICKDGDTLTVQRALEDGYMTIKVQTPCMITCIKELNEPRYMSIGGIYEAYEKPMEVFDYNTLKDSPLIDVNNIGLAGSPTNILTSFTPPQKGAGQMLEGADQETCDKLAGMLAEKHMI
- the acrA gene encoding acryloyl-CoA reductase electron transfer subunit beta: MQNFDSSNVSAFKDVWVFCEQREGKLMPTDFELLSEGRRLADELGVKLVGLLLGDNVEGLAKELGGYGADKVIVADHQLLGVYTTDGYTKVICDIIAEEKPEIFLIGASNIGRDLGPRCAARLHTGLCADCTHLDVDVANYQEFLRNNSVLPEDRITKTNTARVLGQPHDVAKDLKMTRPAFGGNLMATIICPRFRPSMATVRPGVLKKGAFDEAKANAVEVVKANVELSEADMQTEVVEVVKAAKKLVDLVGAEYVVSVGRGISSNVEEGIKIAHDLADALGGVVGGSRAAIDSGWLTADHQVGQTGKTVHPKIYVALGISGAIQHKAGMQESECIIAVNKNASAPIFEIADYGITGDLFKVAPMLVEAIKAAKAAK